In Notamacropus eugenii isolate mMacEug1 chromosome 1, mMacEug1.pri_v2, whole genome shotgun sequence, one genomic interval encodes:
- the LOC140524946 gene encoding olfactory receptor 13A1-like — MAIGNHSLVTVFILQGFSEHPKLWILLFGCFLFLYVVALTGNVLIIIAITLNSSLHRPMYFFLCNLATMDIICTSSILPKVLEGLISEENTISYGGCMTQLYFLIWSGSSELLLFTVMAYDRYVAICHPLHYSTMMNKTLCNVLAAGVWLICAFNSSINTGLMTRLSFCGPNVITHFFCEIPPLLLLSCTSTYINSVMTVLADAFYGFINFLLTLVSYGFIICNIFKIQTSEGKRRAFSTCSSHLIVVSMYYTAVFYAYISPVCSYNPESSKLAGVLYTMLSPTLNPLVYTLRNKEVKMALRKLFPLFGN, encoded by the coding sequence ATGGCCATTGGTAACCACTCACTGGTGACAGTGTTCATCCTCCAGGGTTTCTCTGAACACCCCAAACTCTGGATTCTGTTATTTGGCTGTTTCCTCTTCTTGTATGTGGTTGCCCTCACAGGCAATGTCCTGATCATCATAGCCATCACGCTCAACTCAAGTCTCCACAGACCCATGTACTTTTTTTTATGCAACTTGGCTACAATGGACATCATCTGTACCTCTTCCATTCTGCCCAAAGTACTGGAGGGACTGATCTCAGAGGAGAACACCATTTCCTATGGGGGCTGCATGACCCAGCTCTACTTTCTTATTTGGTCTGGATCATCAGAACTCCTTCTTTTCACAGTCATGGCTTATGACCGTTATGTGGCCATCTGCCACCCCTTGCATTACAGCACTATGATGAACAAGACACTCTGCAATGTGTTGGCAGCTGGTGTGTGGCTCATCTGTGCCTTCAATTCTTCCATAAATACTGGTTTGATGACACGACTGTCGTTCTGTGGACCCAATGTAATCACTCATTTCTTCTGTGAGATCCCTCCTCTCTTGTTGCTCTCTTGTACATCTACCTATATTAACAGTGTCATGACAGTCTTGGCAGATGCCTTCTATGGTTTTATAAATTTTCTTCTAACTTTGGTGTCTTATGGGTTCATTATCTGTAACATCTTCAAAATTCAGACatcagagggaaagaggagagctTTCTCTACCTGTTCATCCCATCTTATTGTGGTGTCTATGTATTATACAGCTGTTTTCTATGCCTATATAAGTCCTGTTTGTAGCTATAATCCAGAGAGTAGTAAACTGGCTGGTGTTTTGTATACTATGCTGAGCCCAACTCTGAATCCTCTAGTCTATACCCTAAGGAATAAGGAAGTCAAAATGGCTCTTAGGAAGCTCTTCCCCTTGTTTGGAAATTAA